Proteins co-encoded in one Cytobacillus sp. NJ13 genomic window:
- a CDS encoding competence protein CoiA family protein — protein sequence MLVAATEKGVRISLLGSRSIPDLQQYREKHTFFCPECKAEVIMKIGNKRIPHFSHKKGSECPESYERESEYHISGKLLLFQWLKKKGLNPILEPYYPDISQRPDIGVHYEGVNYALEYQCSIISEELFKKRSQAYFQSGIVPIWILAGKNIKRIGKSKISLSAFQYFFLRQTASGNWVIPSFCPHTKSFINIRQIQPLTVRNAYANYDVKTISHADADFLFDPYFKNDLNISEWKNEIRKIKNFLAQNSGAYKNNFLQDLYSRSIAPAFLPPEIGLPVRHSPFIETPPIQWQTYLYMDVIGKERPFSHARMVAAFRNRVKNSDIKVRSIPLIQTGSEVLAVKEYLDVLINLNIVKQTGNGLYKRTASYGEPDNYSCLLQREEDFYRGITQSILQGNK from the coding sequence TTGTTAGTCGCCGCAACAGAGAAAGGGGTTCGAATAAGTCTTTTAGGTTCACGCAGTATCCCGGATTTACAGCAATATAGGGAAAAGCACACTTTTTTCTGCCCCGAATGCAAAGCGGAAGTAATTATGAAGATCGGAAATAAGAGAATCCCGCATTTTAGCCACAAAAAGGGTTCTGAATGTCCAGAAAGCTATGAAAGGGAATCTGAATACCATATTTCTGGAAAGTTGCTTTTGTTTCAATGGCTAAAGAAAAAAGGGTTAAATCCAATTCTGGAGCCATACTATCCGGACATTTCCCAGCGGCCAGATATAGGTGTCCATTATGAAGGCGTAAATTATGCACTTGAATATCAATGTTCAATCATTTCAGAGGAGTTATTTAAAAAACGGTCACAAGCATATTTTCAGTCAGGTATAGTTCCAATATGGATACTGGCAGGAAAAAATATTAAACGGATCGGCAAATCAAAAATTTCTTTATCTGCTTTCCAGTACTTTTTTCTTCGGCAAACAGCTTCAGGCAATTGGGTAATCCCTTCATTTTGCCCCCATACAAAGTCCTTTATCAATATCCGCCAAATCCAGCCCCTAACAGTCAGAAATGCCTACGCGAATTACGATGTGAAAACAATCAGCCATGCTGATGCAGATTTTTTATTTGATCCATATTTTAAAAATGATTTAAACATAAGTGAATGGAAAAATGAAATTCGAAAAATAAAGAATTTCCTGGCTCAAAATAGCGGTGCTTATAAAAATAACTTTCTTCAGGATTTATACTCCCGCTCAATTGCTCCTGCTTTTCTCCCGCCTGAAATTGGCCTTCCTGTACGTCATTCTCCATTTATTGAAACCCCACCCATACAGTGGCAGACCTACTTATACATGGATGTCATCGGCAAAGAAAGACCGTTTTCTCATGCGCGAATGGTTGCAGCCTTTCGCAATAGGGTAAAGAATAGCGATATTAAAGTCAGGTCAATACCACTAATTCAAACCGGTTCCGAAGTCTTGGCAGTTAAAGAATATCTGGATGTCCTTATCAACTTAAATATTGTTAAACAAACTGGAAACGGTCTGTACAAAAGAACTGCGTCATATGGAGAGCCTGATAATTACTCCTGTCTTCTCCAAAGAGAGGAGGATTTTTATAGGGGTATCACACAAAGCATTTTGCAGGGCAATAAATGA
- the mecA gene encoding adaptor protein MecA translates to MEIERINDHTVKFYISYLDIEERGFDREEIWYNRERSEELFWEMMDEVHQEEEFLVEGPLWIQVQALDKGLEVLVTKAQLSKDGQKFELPVPDEKVKDLPVDEHIEEMLDHHFRKSDDDDPGYEGDLEFLLSFKDFEDVISLSKQSILDSITTKLYSFEGKYYLFAEFSEELFEEDDIDNMLSILLEYGHETSTTIHRVMEYGKLIIENNVFENLRKHFK, encoded by the coding sequence ATGGAAATCGAACGTATTAATGATCATACAGTTAAATTTTATATTTCTTATCTTGATATAGAAGAAAGAGGCTTTGACCGTGAAGAGATTTGGTACAATCGTGAGCGGAGTGAGGAACTCTTTTGGGAAATGATGGATGAAGTCCATCAGGAGGAAGAATTTCTTGTTGAAGGACCTTTATGGATTCAGGTTCAGGCATTGGATAAGGGTCTGGAGGTTCTTGTAACAAAGGCTCAGCTTTCAAAGGATGGCCAGAAGTTTGAGCTTCCTGTCCCGGATGAAAAAGTGAAAGATTTGCCTGTGGATGAACATATAGAGGAAATGCTTGATCATCATTTCCGTAAATCTGATGATGATGATCCTGGATATGAAGGAGATCTTGAGTTCTTATTATCCTTTAAAGATTTTGAAGACGTTATTTCATTATCAAAGCAGTCAATTCTTGATTCCATTACTACAAAATTATATTCCTTTGAAGGGAAGTATTATTTATTCGCAGAGTTCTCTGAAGAGCTTTTTGAAGAGGATGATATAGATAACATGCTAAGTATTCTCCTGGAGTACGGGCACGAAACTAGCACAACTATTCACCGTGTAATGGAATACGGTAAATTGATTATAGAAAATAATGTTTTTGAAAATTTGAGAAAACATTTTAAATAG
- the spxA gene encoding transcriptional regulator SpxA, which yields MVTLYTSPSCTSCRKAKSWLEEHEIAYKERNIFSEPLSIDEIKEILRMTEDGTDEIISTRSKTFQKLDVNLESMPLQDLFELIKENPGLLRRPIILDEKRLQVGYNEDEIRRFLPRKVRTYQLREAQRMVN from the coding sequence ATGGTCACATTATACACTTCACCAAGTTGTACATCTTGCAGGAAAGCTAAATCATGGTTAGAAGAACATGAGATTGCCTATAAAGAAAGAAATATCTTTTCAGAACCGCTATCAATTGATGAGATTAAAGAAATTTTGCGCATGACTGAAGATGGAACCGATGAAATTATTTCTACTCGCTCAAAGACATTTCAAAAGCTTGATGTAAACCTTGAATCAATGCCTCTCCAAGATTTATTTGAGCTGATCAAGGAAAACCCTGGGCTGCTTCGCCGTCCAATCATTCTTGATGAAAAACGTCTGCAGGTTGGATATAATGAGGACGAAATAAGACGATTCCTTCCAAGAAAAGTTCGCACTTACCAGTTGCGTGAAGCACAGCGCATGGTTAATTAA
- a CDS encoding GNAT family N-acetyltransferase, with protein sequence MHWYEKLNQYFPIEEMKSREHMETLLKERSDIYHKDEGPHHVLMYVELDNFVFIDYLFVSKESRGQGLGHKLLQKLKAKGKPIILEVEPVDYEDTDTEKRLRFYKREGFEHAQSIGYSRRSLATNEINTMEILYWSPENESEEMIYEAMRKTYEMIHTYRDAHFYGKSYQPVDEVLTYEQNKNGTDVLEDL encoded by the coding sequence ATGCATTGGTATGAAAAACTGAATCAATATTTCCCTATTGAAGAAATGAAATCCAGAGAACATATGGAAACCTTATTAAAGGAACGGTCAGACATTTATCATAAAGATGAAGGTCCACACCATGTTCTTATGTATGTGGAACTGGATAACTTTGTGTTTATTGATTATCTGTTTGTTTCGAAGGAATCCAGAGGACAGGGACTTGGCCATAAATTACTTCAAAAGCTGAAAGCCAAAGGCAAGCCGATCATTTTGGAAGTTGAACCGGTTGATTATGAAGACACGGATACAGAAAAGCGCCTTCGGTTCTATAAAAGAGAAGGGTTTGAGCATGCACAATCAATTGGTTACAGCCGCCGGTCTCTTGCAACCAATGAAATCAATACAATGGAAATTCTATATTGGTCCCCTGAGAATGAAAGTGAAGAAATGATTTATGAAGCCATGAGGAAAACATATGAAATGATACACACATACAGAGATGCACATTTCTATGGGAAGTCCTATCAGCCTGTAGATGAGGTCCTGACCTATGAGCAAAATAAAAATGGGACGGATGTATTGGAGGATCTTTAA
- a CDS encoding putative glycoside hydrolase, whose amino-acid sequence MKKSVHFAAALMLVSGLFIPAQPGEAKEQDNQEPGRNPQREHVSLVKALPEKISRFQFDSGYHFQYPDAVRGVYVTGHSAGGAKFNNLVKLMEDTDLNAMVIDIKDDWGNLTYIPEDSSPYKEIGKPYIKDTKKIMKVMEEKQIYPIARVVVFKDSVLANKKPEWSYKEGNTVWKNGRGESFVNPFLKEVWDYNVGIAIEAAKMGFQEIQFDYVRFPEGFEHRDSSLKYSMGEYENLRIENVQKRVSAVTDFVEYARKQLEPYGVKVSVDIFGYTATLPEAPGIGQNFSKISEQVDVISSMIYPSHWSSYFGIAKPDLDPYKLVSEYAKLENKKLEELDSPPVSRPWLQDFTASYLGAGNYKKYGKAEVEAQIKALNEQGIHEFLLWNAGNSYTPKVDYTP is encoded by the coding sequence TTGAAAAAGTCAGTACATTTTGCTGCTGCCTTAATGTTAGTGTCAGGTCTATTCATTCCTGCCCAGCCGGGGGAGGCAAAAGAACAGGATAACCAGGAACCAGGCCGAAATCCGCAAAGGGAACATGTTTCGCTTGTGAAGGCACTGCCAGAAAAAATAAGCAGATTCCAATTTGACTCCGGCTATCATTTTCAATATCCTGATGCTGTAAGGGGGGTATATGTCACCGGGCATTCTGCTGGCGGCGCAAAGTTTAATAACCTGGTGAAATTGATGGAAGATACCGATTTGAATGCGATGGTAATCGATATTAAGGACGATTGGGGAAATCTTACTTATATTCCCGAAGACAGCTCACCATATAAAGAAATTGGAAAACCTTACATAAAGGATACAAAGAAAATTATGAAAGTCATGGAAGAGAAGCAAATTTATCCGATTGCTCGGGTAGTTGTTTTCAAAGATTCTGTCCTTGCAAATAAAAAGCCGGAATGGTCTTATAAAGAAGGAAATACAGTATGGAAGAATGGCAGAGGTGAATCATTTGTAAATCCATTCTTAAAAGAAGTTTGGGATTACAATGTGGGAATTGCAATTGAAGCTGCAAAAATGGGATTTCAGGAAATTCAATTTGATTATGTCCGGTTTCCTGAAGGATTTGAACACCGTGACAGCTCTTTGAAATACAGTATGGGTGAATATGAAAATCTTAGGATTGAAAATGTTCAGAAGCGTGTAAGCGCGGTTACAGACTTTGTTGAGTATGCAAGGAAGCAGCTTGAGCCATATGGAGTAAAGGTTTCGGTTGATATCTTTGGTTACACGGCTACCCTTCCTGAAGCTCCGGGAATTGGTCAAAATTTTTCTAAAATCTCAGAACAGGTAGATGTAATTTCTTCTATGATTTATCCAAGTCACTGGTCTTCCTATTTCGGAATTGCCAAACCAGATCTGGATCCTTATAAGCTGGTTTCTGAATATGCAAAACTTGAGAATAAGAAGTTGGAAGAGTTGGATAGTCCACCTGTTTCGAGACCGTGGCTGCAGGATTTTACAGCTTCATATTTAGGAGCCGGAAATTATAAGAAGTATGGAAAAGCCGAGGTTGAAGCTCAAATAAAGGCACTGAACGAACAGGGAATTCATGAATTCCTTTTATGGAATGCGGGTAATTCGTATACACCAAAAGTGGATTATACACCATAA